In Quercus robur chromosome 11, dhQueRobu3.1, whole genome shotgun sequence, the sequence TAACCCATCTACGCAGGATAAATCTAGAAattgtttctcttcttcttcttttcctcttttttgagaaaagggGTGGGGATCCATCTAAATCCATTTTAGCATATAGGAATTTCAATACATACAAGCCATAAGGGACAGGGAATCTTAAACCCTTGCATTAAATCTTTATTAAGTTTAATGTTACCTACTTGCAAAAAAGAATACCTTACTGTACCATCTATAGAAGCACTGGCTATATTGTTCCCTGATGCAGAAAAGCGACACCGACTGATTGGACTTGTGTGACCCAAAAATGTCTCCTAAAAACCATGGTATTCCAGAAATTAGAGACACTCCAATAAAGCATAGCTTAGACATACAGGAAAAGAACAAAATGTCTTTGTAGAAAGGTACaaattgataaatgaaaatgatctaaatctaaaaacttcaaattttgaaatatggaTTTATCAGATATTTTACCTGAAAGTCTACTTTAACTTCTGGAAATTCTTCTTCTATGTGAACTTCCCTGCCATTTTCTGCCACaccaaattcaataattacTTAACCAGCAATGAGTTCATAAATACTATCACAATTAACTCACATATTCaagtaaaaaacatgaaatCAGAAACCAGATTAAAAAGCTCAACCTACAATACCATACagtgaaaaaattaatttgactgTTTcctcagggaaaaaaaaaaaaaaaaaaaccaaataatgaGTTCTCAAACTGGTTCAGTAAAATAAATGATTCTTTACATTACCATGCTGTCAACCACTCATACAGAATCTTGATTCTCTTTAGATCTCTTTAAAGATTATATCTACATTTTAGCCATCTTTTGCTGTTCAGATTGACAATACCATTTCACACATCAACTCTCTTGCCACTGCAgtcatttttttccctaaatatTCTACATTAGCCAATGGATCTGCTCATATAATGAAGCATAAATGTAGGGTTactttacacattttttaaattcgCAAATTTATTACATTATCTGCCCTTATCTTTCACAACTGCTCTACTAGACTTCTCTAAATTTACAGGTTTCTGATATCATCTACCTTATCCTCCCACTAATGAAAGCTCAACATGTCACCCCATAAATGTCAACTACTCctataatttttatagaaaaatttccATTAGGTTGTTCACTATCATGAACTTAGGGAAGAGAAACTGTACAGAACAGCAATATACCAATACAAGGGCCATCTTGCCACATTTGACTGGAATCACCAGTTCTACCATCTCCCATATCAGGATTTGATGAAGTGGTTGAATCATGAAACAACTTGGACTTGGTAAGCTCAGATTGAACTTGAGAAGGCCCAGTAACATAATCTTGATCCAGCACTGTTTCAGCTAATTGTGGAGTAGCAGGAGCACAGGCTTCATGTATCTCCCTGTATATAATAGGATCTTCTTTGTGCATAAAACTTGATGAACTTTTGGTTTGTCCTGTGCTTGCATCCGGTAGAGATGAAGCATTActgagttccaaaaaaaaaggatgacaGATATCAAAATAGTTCTGTCTATAGCTGTTATAGTCATAATGGAAATAGCAAAGACCATTCCTTACCACTTTAACCGACCTAATTGAGCTTCTTTTTCCTCCAGTAAAGCTTGAAGTTGTGACAACTTAATATTGAGTTGCTTTATATCCTTTCTGAGACGGTTGGCAGTATTCTTCTCTGCACTGATCTTTAATAGGGCAGGGAGGCGTGGTGTGGTTAAGGATATATTCTCAAAACTCAGTCAGTAATAAattgactttttcttttaaaaaaagaaaacttgaaggattttttttttttttttttttttttggagcaaacTTAAGGgcattttttaaacaaaactgtttttaaaatGATGGTTGTGAACTAGTAAAtgcattagattttttttatgacgTGAAACCTCACTAAGCTAGGGCCTTTTGGATCCACCCCTAGGGAGTAAATGCATTGGAAATATAGGGGAATGGTGAaaccaaagtatcaaattatattatattatatatatatgaattgcTCTGAAGGATATGAGTTCCATTAAAGATCTCACTAAAGAAGTTCCTCACAGAAAGACGTAAGGCCTCATACCATTCCTTTGAGAAATAAATACGAAATTCAGGATCCAGGTTTGGGTTCTTTATATATGGAATGGCTGCACCACATGCCCAAAATTATAAATCAAGGAGAAGGTAGTCCAGTAGAACACAATAGAATGAATAAAAGAGAAACCCACCAAACCATGCAGTCCAGTCCTTGCCCCTCTGCAAAAATTCATTGCCATTCATCTCGAACAAATCTACAACTTTGTCCCTCCTCCCTGATTGTATGGCATGAGCAATATAGTATCGCAGAATTGAGACCTCCAATTTAGACAAAGTAGCAATAAGTACAGTTTCAGATGCTGAAGAAAAGCACTTCTTGAAAAAGCTCAAGAgaccaattaatttttctgcCTGAAATTTGGGTACGTATACTGAGAAGATTAAGTCTAAAATCTTATCCACTTGAAACCCTTTACCAATATCTGTGCCTAATTCACTCTCAAAAGTTTGCAGAGTATTAGTAAATCCTCTGAAGACAAGAAACTCCCTCACAAGTTCCTCAGCATACTGAATGTTCTCCATCTTTTTCTGCTACACCTACAATGATAAAGATACCTTCAGCCCCATAATTACTTGCATCTTTAACAtaacagaaatttttttttttttttggggagtgggggggggggggggttgtttaAGTCCCTGAACAGGAGACTGCACTATATACATCTCACTAAGAAACAGACGTATGAAATGTAAACAGTAAAAAGTATATGCCTTCATATGGGATTATCTAATTGTACATTTCTACACTCACTAGAAAAGTAAATCTGACTATATTAGTTTCCTACTTCAATTAGTTCGTATGTCGTATCCACAATCTCTACATATATGCACATAACTGCTTCATTctgtaatttataaaaaaaaaaaaaagactgctTCATTCTGCACATAAGAGCAGTCCAGTAACATATAACAAATGCCTAATTGCAAAAAGTAATTAAATCTTATTTCAGTAACAACAAAAGCAACCAAAGAGTACATTAATGAAGACGCTGATGATAATGGTGATGGTGACAACAAAGATGACAGAAATAAATGAcaatgacaataaaaaaaatatatatatatatttcattgcaACAACAGCTTAATGTAAATGCAAATAATACACAAACCCGAGGGTAATGTACCGGGGCTTAAACTCAAAATGACTATTCAAGGTCAAAACAACATTCATTAGCCCTGATATTTAAAACCAGGGCATGTCCTTCATACAGGAAGGAGGAAACTAACATATTTATGGGAAGTAAGATATTGGGACTCTAACGATGTCAGTCTAGAAAAGGTGTGGAAAGGGGTTGGGCCAGGTACAGTAAGTATCATAGTGGGTTGATAGTAATAAGTTCAAACATTGATAGTAATAAGTTCATTGAGCTACCTTGCAACACATCAAACTTTCTCAATACCGTTTCAATTTCAGCAGATATGAATACTTGCTAAATACCTACTCAGTACTGAATCTAATACATGGGGCTATCAGAACTTGTTAATTCTCGTATAAAATCACATTCCAATTTCCATTTCAAATTCGCAATTTGCGCGAAGGATCACACAAACAGGTAACTCCAGTTCCTTCCATAGCAAATCACATACCCAAAATTCAAGATTGACAGTCTAAAACACCAGCTATACCAAATTAGCCATTCCACATGggaaagttcaattttttttttcaaaacacacaaacattCACATATTTATCCAATTCAAACACGCCCCACAAGTCAAAGTCCCACTTAACAGATACTAATTCGAATTCCCTGTTTACCCATTTGATTTATTTcactatttagcaaaaaaccacacaaaagctatcaaatttgaaaagaaaatcacTTCAAGCTGGATTTTGTCAACAAATTTAAGTTTCTAAAAGATCTACTAGGGTTCACTTTGATTAACAGTTCAAAGATAAAATGGAATTGGAAGAGAATTTGTGAGGATTGTACCTTGTAGAATTGCAGAGGAATCGAAAATGCACGTACTTGAAGGGTTTCGAAGAGagatttttatgattttcagaGAGAAATTATGATTGGATTATTAATAGGGCtagttgattttgattttgatttttttttttttttttcctgctaaGTAAAATAAAAGCGTAAGCTCTGACACTTTAGGGAGGGAGATACGGTGTTTGGTTACCAGGGTCAGGGTGACTGGAGGTCAGGATTGGGCTAACAGACTTAAGAGGCCTACAGTACTAAATGTGGGCAGAATTCTATTTCTAAACCATCCAAAGCAAAGGAACAGCCCAATCCAAATAACCCCCCaccccctcaaaaaaattacctcttattattattattattatttttatatacatataatagaatttaaacATATAACATACGCTTCATGGCGATGACTCTAATTATCACGCTAATTTGGGGTGTAGACAAGGTTCGTACATCAGATTTCTCATTCAATAATAAAAGATTTTACCAGTTATTGTTAAACAAGATTAATATCACTCACACTCTATATCataactaaatagtaaaaaataatgtGAGATAATGAAGTATCACATTATCATACTCCAAGAATACCTAATAACTTTTCCCTTGATTCACCTTGGTCCTACTTTTGAACGGTCATGAATAGATTATCTTTTGCccaattttttgtgtttcactttTTTCTCTACTAATCACAACTTTTTCTAGACATTTATTTTTCCACTTTAAAATTTAGCTATTTTAtaagaagagaaaacaaaaatacgTGAAAAGTTATTATTGATGGAACATAAAGCGGAAACATCATCATTCATTCTTTTGTTAATTAATGTCTttacttttaatatttgttttgcCTTGTTTTAATTGGGTTCAACTTACCCATTTCCCTCTcccttatgtgtgtgtatgagtttgtttctatattaaaaaaaagaaaaaaaagaaaaaaaaaaaaaagaggtaattGTCTCATATTACTTAAGAGAATATGTTGTAGTTAGTATAATTTGTTTCATCCTCCTTAAAAGATACTATGGCTTTTTAATAGAGTTTGTGGAGTGCTTTTATGTTAAAACTTATTTCCCTCTctcttgtgtttgtgtttgtttctcaaaaaaaaaaaaaaaaaaatttgtgttcaatttatttacattaTTATCTTCTCACACCaaatattaattatctattccTCTCTTTGTGTTCCACCTTTTAATCAAATttcactaatatatatatatatgaaacgtaatttaactaaaatattttaattacataattataatattattttatataaatggagaatatgttattaaaaatatttttgactaatttgaacatatccaaaaatattaaataaataaataaaattgtacacTCGAACACATGTAACATTTTACATAAGTTTagaattattatataagtttagaattatagcattttttttttcttttcaaatataaatataatgccTATATTATTGAAACCTGAATTTTAAGATAATCTCTAATTTATAATGCctattttgtttgcattttttaGCCTAAAACTAAAAGGTATGGCCCAAATAGAGCTCGTACTTCAGTGGGATGTCTTAGGCCTTTGGGCATCCTCGAATGTAGCTTGTACTTAGGTGGAATGCCCTTATGTTGATGTACATTTATCTTGGTTGATTCAAATGGTTCAATCATGCCTAGACCGAGGGCTATGGGCCCTATAAGGTCGATTTCCAAGGTATGTGCTTCCGTAATTGGGCTTATTTTCTTGGAAAGGTATGTCTTGGGCCTGCCCAAATCTTAGGCCCAATGTTGTTTCCTTAAGTTTGGGATTCCACATCCCTACactattaaaagaaattttttttcacatgaaaaaaatttataaatttattacatatattttttatgtgagcataacaatttttttagcaaGAATCagacaaaatttttgaattaaataaatttgaaatttagagtaAATTTAATCGAACTTTTGTTAAgctgttgttttattttaaattttttttaaagaagtcTCTTGCAATAAAGTGCTTGCATCTTAATTATGTATCTTGTAGAGCTGCAAGATACTGtctttttataagtaaattaCAGTTTTGttagcaataaaaataataactagTCTCTTTTGCATGCGTCATGTGCATTCttaaagggattttttttttttttttgggtttaaaaacagatttttcattcattccaaTTTAAGATTTATGCATTGGTCCTATGATATTTGGGCATTTGTCAATTACTGAAAAATAGCTAAAAGTGTGATGAGACCTGGCTAccaccaaaaaaatcaaaatcaaaatagcATTGAAGTCATTAGTTTGTGTGGGTATGTTCATTTTTGGGTGCTTAGTTTCATCACACTCTTAGTTATATCGGTGTGTTCATTTTTTGGTGCTAAGTCTCATCACACCCTTAGTTATATCAGTGATTGGAAAATGCATAAATATCATTGGACCAAAGCAAAAACTTCAAAttggaatgaatgaaaaaattgtcattaaaccaaaaataaataaataaacctctGAGCATAGATGCTAGTATTCCATAACTATCACCCATTTTTTCAAGTTGCTTAAAATTAAATTGGcaattgtgtttgtttttgaaaaattagtatAATTAGAAATCAAGATTTtaaaacattaataaaattggccctaaaaaaacattaataaaattgaatGCCACTTGAACTAATGACACATAATGATACGCACATGCTCAAAGAAGACCTttcttttggatgaaaaaattTCACTGGCTTCTAATCATTCGCACATAGGCCATGCTCAAAGGctcttatatattatttttctcaatattgaacttttatatgtttttaggagatcaaaattattgataaaaagaaaagtcataggtataaatttagaaaattataGTTCCATCTTAGGAACAATACTTAACCTAAAAGCTTACGCCTTTTatatcaacaaaagaatttAGATTCCACTAGTTACTAGATTGAGGATTTTCCTTGATTTTTAATATCAACACCTTCACAAGTTGGTGAGGACAAAATAAAGACCCCTCAATGACTCTATCAATTACAAAAAGAATGCAGGTGTTGCTGGATTTCCAGAATGTTTCGATTGTGGCAATATGAGGTTTGAGTGGTGGTTTGGCTTTAATGTGGAAGGCTGACATTACCGTTGATATCCAAGCCTATTCTAGAtctcatcatcatatatatctCGACAATATTTGTGAATGATGGTGTGCGAAAATGGTATTTAACGTACGGGTTTATATATGTTTGGCTAGAGACGCATAGGGATAACGAGACCTGGGCACTCCTAAGGTTTCTATCCTCTGAATCCACACTCCCATGCATGGCTACGTAGAGGGGATTTACAAAGATGGAATAAAGCAGCCTTTAGACATTTACAAATACACAAGATCCAGGAGGAACTGAAACAAATTCAGGAGAAAATATGATTTCTTATAGGAATAGTGAGACAGAGTCAATGAACTCACAGCCAGATTAGATGAGCTTCTACATCAAGAGAAATTCAACTTTGTAAGTGATACTAAAGCATTAGAGTTAGATGATAATGCTTCATTATGCGGGGTATGGATCATAAGTAATTAGGCAATAGTTCAAAAGTGAAATAAAAACAAgatctaaagaagaaaaatgcatttttctatcacacaaaaaaaatatgtggtTGATTTACGTCTTTATGGTTACACATATCATTGGAAATATTTGATAAATAGACTCAAAATTAACATGCTACTCAAAAACATTAATCGAAAtgcaaatctttttttttttcctgacaCGAGTAGTTctacttaaaattttgattgtagCATTCCCAGAGCTCGAAAATAGCCATGTGAAAAGCATCAAATCTGCTGGGTGGTGAATTCCATTTAAAGCTTTTTTGTACCTGATTAAAAAAGAAtgcaaatttaataaaataatgcatTTACCATATACATATGCAACCTTTGGTGACATAATTTTAGCCTAGCTAGCATAATCGAATTAATGAGGACAATGTCAGAATTAATGCATGGCACACACAATCATGCCAAGCCAAGAATTTTTTAAGGGGAACAAAAGAATGTAAATGAAGCAAAAATTTGCATGTAAGCCCGATCAGTGTTAGAATAATGTTTTTTACCTTGAGCAGGTTGGAATGCAATGTGAAGGAATCAGAGGCTTTTATCCTATGAACAAGATTGTGGGGCTCGTAAGTATCATTCCTTTCGATTCTTAGAGAAAACTTATCCCAGTCCAGTATCCTTTTGAAGGGCAAGCGACTGTAGGTTGACAAGAAAACTAAAGAAAGACGAACAAAAATCATAGAAAAgccattaaaagaaaataagttagaaaattgtatatataaacaacataaaaatggaagaaaatgaaGGCATACCTGGTATGCATCCATCCAAGATTGATTTAGTTATACAAGCAGTGGTAATTTGGGATCGGCCAGAGCATACACAAAACATTGCATCCTTTTTGGTTATAAAAATGAGTTTGGCTTCATAAGATGCCCTGTAATATACAAATTACACACAAATCACTATGAAAGACTTGAATAGACAAATTAATCTTGATGATGATAAAGAAAAGTTTGCATGGATAATAGTAAGAGTTTGTATAATAGCTAGGAATACCTTTTAGGTATGTGAAGAGGCGGAAGTAAGATTTCATTGGATGCAATTTTAGATTTACAAACAACTCGTATTGCATCGTCGTTTCTGGAAGTAGTAACATAAAAGTGTTGATTGGCTTGTGTTTGATTCCAATACCGATACGGGTACTGCATTGAGTATTGAGATATTCGCTGATGCTGATGCATGGGGCaagatttgtgcaaagaagacgTGTTGTTATGTGAAATAAAAAAGATGGGCATAACAAAGAAGAGGTGAGCATTGCGAGGGTCATCAGTAGTGAAGAAGCGACTTTGCTTGATATTCTTGAAGAAGAAGTCGCCTTCGCATTCGGTCCCATTCTTTGTTTCCTCCATACCCGCCCTGTAACTCATGTAATCCCAGGGATAGCACTTGTTGAGGACTTCATCTGCAGGGTACGCATACATCTTGAACTCCCTCTCCATGTCCTTGAACTTCAAAGCAAAACGTCCAGGATGGTGATACACATCATCTTGCAGATGTGATCGCTAATTatgaaacaacaacaaaatcaaattaaagaTAACAAGTACTGATCAGAGCTAGCGCACAAGAttcaagaaagagaaataaagtAACATAGAGTATTATATAATTAAGTACATACTTAACGTACCACCCATGGAAATTGCATGATAGTATCGGGGTTACTGAATAAGTAGAAAGCAACTGTGTAGAAGCTCAGGAACAGAGAGAGACAGAAATAGAATATTCGCCTCCGTGCCTGATATTCCTCGTAGCCTATGCCTAGCTCTGCTAAGTAAACCCCAAAGCCTCCGTCTTCATCATCGAGGAAAAGGTCATCTTCTGGGTGTGGATTGGGTAAAGGGTCGTGCTCATGTGGAATACCATTGGGAAGCGGAAACCTGAGGTGTGCCATGGTTGTAcctgggttgggttgggtttcttGGAGCAGAGAAACTATAGGGGAGTATTGGTTTCTTGGTGAGTGAAAGAAAGTTGTTAAAATCAGTTGTGGAAGCGGGAGGGAGATACTTCGTTTTACATATATGATGATGCGGTGTTTGGTTACCAGGGTGACTGGAGGTCAGGATTGGGCTAACAGACTTAAGAGGCCTACAGTACTAAATGTGGGCAGAATTCCATTTCTAAACCATCCAAAGCAAAGGAACAGCCCAATCCAAATAACCCTCCACCCCCTCAATAAAATtacctcttattattattattattttttatacatataatagaatttaaacATATAACATACACTTCATGGCGATTACTCTAATTATCGCGCTAATTTCAAGTGTAGACAAGGTTCGTACATCAGATTTCtcattcaataataaaatattttaccagtTGTTGTTAAACAAGATTAATATCACTCACACTCTATATCttaactaaatagtaaaaaataatgtGAGATAATGAAGCATCACATTATCATACTCCAAGAATACCTAATAACTTTTCCCTTGATTTATTTTGGTCATACTTTTGAACGGTCATGAATAGATTATCTTTTGCCCAAATTTTTGTGTTCCACTTTTTTCTCTAATAATCACaactttttctataaatttatttttccactttaaaatttagctattttataagaagagaaaacaaaaatatgtgaaaagttattattattttttttttgagaaagaacagCTTTCATAATATTAAACCGAAGTGGCTAAATCAGCCAGAGCTACATGGAATACGTCTGGTGGCATATTGTCCAACCAGACATTTTGATTGGGCGAGTTGATTGCCCTCTTAGCCAAAAAATGGGCGACACCATTCCCTTGCCTACGTGTATGGGAGAAGCTAATACATGAAAAAGAAGATGCTAAGGCTTTAACGTCCTGTACAATATGCCCATGGGGCGCAAGGGAAGTTTCAGTATTTGACAAGTCCTTAAAAACAATATCAGAGTCACCCTCCAAAACAACCGAGGAGAGGCCAAGATCAACTGCAAAAAAGGCAGCCCTCCTAGCAGCCAGAGCTTCGACAAGGGGAATGGTCGCTGGTAACGGAATCTGCTCAGAAAGAGAGGCAATGACAGCACCCTCCGAGTTGCGGCATACAACTCCCAGGCCGGCACGACCTTCCTCTGGGAAAATTGCACCGTCATAGTTAATCTTCACCGTGTCGCCCACAGGTGGTCTCCAGCGAATATGGTTATGGTGAACCATTTTTTGGATGAGTGTTCTAGTGCCCCTGAATTCAGCAAGCCGACCTTCCGACAGCCTGAGAATTTGGTCTagagggcatgcatcaaccccGAGCCGGACCTGGTTACGACGATTCCAGATTGCCCATCCCGTGAAGGCCAGAAGCTCTACCGCTTTCTTCTCCGAGATGGCATAATTGAATATGTCTTTCATTGGTTGATCGTCCAACGTATGGAGCCAAAGCCATCGAGGATCGGACTGCCACACGACCTGCACCaaaggacaaaagaaaatagagtgtGAGCCATCTTCATTTCGCCCCTTGCAACTGTCACAGAGAGCGTCCTGGGCAATCTTCCTACGAAACAAGTTAGCTTTAGTTGGGAGAGCTTCCCTGCACG encodes:
- the LOC126705591 gene encoding uncharacterized protein LOC126705591, with product MENIQYAEELVREFLVFRGFTNTLQTFESELGTDIGKGFQVDKILDLIFSVYVPKFQAEKLIGLLSFFKKCFSSASETVLIATLSKLEVSILRYYIAHAIQSGRRDKVVDLFEMNGNEFLQRGKDWTAWFAIPYIKNPNLDPEFRIYFSKEWYEALRLSVRNFFSEIFNGTRLPALLKISAEKNTANRLRKDIKQLNIKLSQLQALLEEKEAQLGRLKCNASSLPDASTGQTKSSSSFMHKEDPIIYREIHEACAPATPQLAETVLDQDYVTGPSQVQSELTKSKLFHDSTTSSNPDMGDGRTGDSSQMWQDGPCIENGREVHIEEEFPEVKVDFQETFLGHTSPISRCRFSASGNNIASASIDGTVRIWTYDSSTPASRNATIYCGAKIMSLDWECKSDRLLLIGTADGGIKAWNVDAKRVVCDLSTTEAFPSVLDLKCSPVEPIFVSAAASKGNGSSSNDNLGFASLTVWNMKTWKPVTVLPLGKDPPAITSLCFNHNGKILAASATDGMIHMFDMAAGLQITGWPAHDSAISSLLFGPDETSIFSLGSDGKIFEWSLQNQGQVLWSRNCSRFCDAESSKLCRHEMALDANGRRLLVTSGSVRAPIYQVRGQRNGLRTLPHTAAITTVDWHPTLPIFLTGSADNSVRVTSIL
- the LOC126705281 gene encoding probable glycosyltransferase At5g20260, giving the protein MAHLRFPLPNGIPHEHDPLPNPHPEDDLFLDDEDGGFGVYLAELGIGYEEYQARRRIFYFCLSLFLSFYTVAFYLFSNPDTIMQFPWVRSHLQDDVYHHPGRFALKFKDMEREFKMYAYPADEVLNKCYPWDYMSYRAGMEETKNGTECEGDFFFKNIKQSRFFTTDDPRNAHLFFVMPIFFISHNNTSSLHKSCPMHQHQRISQYSMQYPYRYWNQTQANQHFYVTTSRNDDAIRVVCKSKIASNEILLPPLHIPKRASYEAKLIFITKKDAMFCVCSGRSQITTACITKSILDGCIPVFLSTYSRLPFKRILDWDKFSLRIERNDTYEPHNLVHRIKASDSFTLHSNLLKVQKSFKWNSPPSRFDAFHMAIFELWECYNQNFK